A stretch of Desulfurivibrio alkaliphilus AHT 2 DNA encodes these proteins:
- the acpS gene encoding holo-ACP synthase, with protein sequence MIYGIGTDIVSIPRIAAALARHGDPFARRILAPREWEEYQALPHHRPQLTAAFLAKRFAAKEAAAKALGTGFSRGITLAGIAVVHDQRGRPGLQFHDAAAAYCRDEGIIRGLLSLSDEKEYALAFATLICQQR encoded by the coding sequence ATGATTTACGGCATTGGCACCGATATCGTCAGCATTCCCCGTATTGCCGCAGCCCTGGCGCGCCACGGCGACCCCTTTGCCCGCCGTATCCTGGCCCCCCGAGAATGGGAGGAATACCAGGCCTTGCCCCACCACCGCCCACAGCTAACCGCCGCCTTTCTGGCCAAACGCTTTGCCGCCAAAGAGGCCGCCGCCAAAGCTTTGGGAACCGGCTTCAGCCGGGGCATCACCCTGGCCGGCATTGCCGTGGTCCACGACCAGCGAGGCCGCCCCGGCCTGCAATTCCACGACGCAGCCGCAGCATACTGCCGCGATGAAGGGATCATCCGCGGCCTGTTGTCCCTCAGCGACGAAAAAGAGTACGCCCTGGCCTTCGCCACCCTGATTTGCCAACAACGGTAA
- the tsaB gene encoding tRNA (adenosine(37)-N6)-threonylcarbamoyltransferase complex dimerization subunit type 1 TsaB → MAKRVSTIPASLPPLILALETSGSCGSVALVDGRGCRAEYSLQSSRTHSRRLLEAVEQLLTAADADWQELDALAVCLGPGSFTGLRIGLSTVKGLALATGKPLIGVSSLDGLAAQAVALPGCSLPVCALIDARKQEVFTAFYHGPDYQPAPPPAPLDDEPAAECPAANNIGPLTRTAPYLALPPAELAERINQPTLLLGSGAELYRDLLQEKLGHLALFAPPQLCYARAGAIGWLACRLWQQERFVDPGRVTPIYVRSADAKPPEQAHGKI, encoded by the coding sequence ATGGCCAAGCGCGTTTCCACCATTCCGGCTTCTTTGCCGCCACTGATTCTGGCCCTGGAGACCTCCGGGAGTTGCGGCAGTGTGGCTCTGGTGGACGGGCGGGGGTGCCGGGCCGAGTATTCGCTGCAGTCCAGCCGCACCCATTCCCGGCGGCTGCTGGAGGCGGTGGAACAGTTGCTGACCGCCGCCGATGCCGACTGGCAGGAGCTGGATGCCCTGGCCGTGTGCCTGGGGCCGGGCAGTTTTACCGGCCTGCGCATCGGCCTGAGCACCGTCAAGGGCCTGGCCCTGGCCACCGGCAAGCCGCTGATCGGGGTAAGCTCCCTGGACGGCCTGGCCGCCCAGGCGGTGGCCCTGCCCGGCTGCTCGCTGCCGGTCTGCGCCCTGATCGACGCCCGCAAACAGGAAGTCTTTACCGCTTTTTACCACGGCCCCGATTACCAACCCGCCCCGCCCCCCGCCCCACTTGATGATGAACCTGCCGCTGAATGCCCGGCGGCAAACAATATCGGCCCCCTTACCCGCACCGCCCCTTACCTGGCCCTGCCGCCTGCCGAGCTGGCCGAGCGGATCAACCAGCCAACCCTGCTGCTGGGCAGCGGCGCCGAGCTGTACCGCGACCTGTTGCAGGAAAAACTGGGTCACTTGGCCCTTTTTGCTCCCCCCCAGCTATGCTATGCCCGGGCCGGAGCCATCGGCTGGCTGGCCTGCCGGCTATGGCAACAGGAGCGCTTTGTCGACCCGGGCCGGGTAACCCCCATCTATGTCCGTTCCGCCGACGCCAAACCACCGGAGCAAGCCCATGGAAAAATTTAA
- a CDS encoding arginyltransferase, which yields MRDYLFDIAAECPYGLQSRAVYRQSPCPPLSGEMFDDYLQAGFRRNGNIMYTMACPNCQACVPIRLAVRDFRPNRNQRRIWRRNQDVRVSQGPLQLSAEKLELCERFLACRYPDQECVPGSEGVDGRAVDYYGGFFLNSITDTWEIAYRVEERLLGLAVVDIAPTALNAVYFYFDPDQAHRSPGILNILSLIQLCRQVKLEHLYLGYWIKEVPAMSYKSRFKPHQLLLDGHWQTITRN from the coding sequence ATGCGTGACTACCTGTTTGACATAGCCGCCGAGTGCCCCTACGGGCTGCAAAGCCGGGCGGTGTACCGCCAGTCTCCCTGCCCACCATTAAGTGGCGAGATGTTCGATGATTACTTGCAGGCAGGTTTCCGTCGCAACGGTAACATCATGTACACCATGGCCTGCCCCAACTGCCAGGCCTGTGTGCCCATCCGGCTGGCGGTGCGTGATTTCAGGCCCAATCGCAACCAGCGCCGGATCTGGCGCCGCAACCAGGATGTGCGGGTCAGTCAGGGGCCGTTGCAACTGTCGGCCGAAAAACTGGAGTTGTGCGAACGTTTTCTGGCCTGCCGTTATCCCGATCAGGAGTGCGTGCCGGGGTCGGAAGGGGTGGATGGCCGGGCGGTGGACTACTATGGCGGTTTTTTCCTCAACTCCATCACCGACACCTGGGAGATTGCCTACCGGGTTGAAGAACGCCTGCTGGGGCTGGCGGTGGTGGATATTGCCCCCACGGCCTTGAACGCGGTCTATTTCTATTTCGACCCAGACCAGGCCCACCGCAGCCCGGGAATACTCAATATCCTTTCCCTGATCCAACTTTGCCGCCAGGTCAAGCTGGAACACCTTTACCTGGGCTACTGGATCAAAGAAGTACCCGCCATGAGCTACAAATCCCGTTTCAAACCCCACCAACTGCTGCTCGACGGACACTGGCAGACCATCACCCGCAATTGA